In Verrucomicrobiia bacterium, the following are encoded in one genomic region:
- the nifU gene encoding Fe-S cluster assembly scaffold protein NifU, whose translation MSETYTLYNQTVMDHFMNPRNMGDLPDADGVGEVGAAACGDIMKISLKIQDGKITDARFKTFGCGSAIASSSMATELIKGRTVEEALNFSNQEVVDALGGLPPVKIHCSVLAEEALKAALEDYLKKHPEVAAKVKEKEAAQAAAPETANA comes from the coding sequence ATGAGCGAAACCTACACCCTCTACAACCAGACCGTCATGGATCACTTCATGAATCCCCGCAACATGGGGGACTTGCCCGATGCGGATGGGGTGGGCGAAGTGGGCGCCGCGGCCTGCGGCGACATCATGAAGATCAGCCTGAAAATCCAGGACGGCAAGATCACCGATGCGCGCTTCAAAACCTTCGGCTGCGGCTCCGCCATTGCCAGCTCCAGCATGGCCACCGAGCTGATCAAGGGCCGCACGGTCGAGGAAGCCTTGAACTTCTCCAACCAGGAAGTGGTGGACGCCTTGGGCGGCCTGCCGCCGGTGAAAATCCACTGTTCGGTGCTGGCCGAGGAGGCCCTGAAGGCCGCACTGGAGGATTACCTCAAGAAACATCCGGAAGTGGCTGCCAAGGTGAAGGAAAAAGAAGCCGCCCAGGCCGCCGCGCCGGAGACCGCCAACGCCTGA